The Listeria monocytogenes genome window below encodes:
- the lysS gene encoding lysine--tRNA ligase → MSNENHEELNDQLIVRREKVDTLREEGIDPFGEKFIRSISPEEIETKFADKSKEELEEDAIEVSVAGRIMTKRVKGKVGFTHIQDRFHQLQIYIRKDAIGEDAYAVFKLADLGDIIGIKGTIFRTNTGELSVKATEFTLLSKSLRPLPDKYHGLKDVEQRYRQRYLDLITNEESQNRFVMRSKILKYTRDYMDSQGFLEVETPVLHTIAGGAAAKPFITHHNALDMELYLRIALELHLKRLIVGGMDKVYEIGRVFRNEGTSTRHNPEFTMLESYAAYEDYEDVMNLVEGLVSTVCKQVNGTTEITYGEYKVDLTPNWRRIHMADAVKEYVGVDFWNVTSDEEARELAKKHDVPVTEHMTYGHILNEFFETHVEEKLIQPTFVYGHPVEISPLAKKNKDDERFTDRFELFIVGREHANAFSELNDPIDQRERFEAQMKEREQGNDEAHGMDADFLEALEYGLPPTGGLGIGIDRLVMLLTNAPSIRDILLFPTMKHRD, encoded by the coding sequence ATGAGTAACGAGAATCATGAAGAACTAAATGACCAACTCATCGTCCGTCGCGAAAAAGTGGACACATTACGCGAAGAAGGCATAGATCCTTTTGGCGAAAAATTCATCCGTTCCATCAGCCCGGAAGAAATTGAAACAAAATTCGCTGATAAATCAAAAGAAGAACTTGAAGAAGATGCTATTGAAGTTTCTGTAGCAGGACGTATTATGACGAAACGTGTAAAAGGTAAAGTAGGTTTCACGCATATTCAAGACCGTTTCCATCAATTGCAAATTTATATCCGCAAAGATGCCATTGGCGAAGATGCATATGCAGTTTTCAAATTAGCAGACTTAGGCGACATTATTGGTATAAAAGGAACTATTTTCCGTACCAATACAGGTGAGCTTTCCGTTAAAGCAACAGAGTTCACGCTATTATCTAAATCATTACGTCCGCTTCCTGATAAATACCATGGCTTAAAAGACGTAGAACAACGCTATCGCCAACGCTACTTAGATTTAATCACCAACGAAGAAAGTCAAAACCGCTTCGTAATGCGTAGTAAAATTTTGAAATACACCCGTGATTACATGGATAGCCAAGGTTTCTTGGAAGTCGAAACACCAGTACTTCACACGATTGCAGGTGGGGCTGCTGCGAAACCATTCATTACACACCATAACGCACTTGATATGGAACTATACTTACGCATTGCATTAGAACTTCATCTGAAACGCCTAATTGTCGGCGGGATGGACAAAGTATATGAAATCGGTCGTGTTTTCCGTAATGAAGGAACATCCACACGACACAACCCTGAATTTACAATGTTAGAATCTTATGCAGCGTATGAAGATTACGAAGATGTTATGAACCTAGTAGAAGGTTTAGTATCTACAGTATGTAAACAAGTAAATGGAACAACTGAAATAACATACGGCGAATACAAAGTAGATTTAACTCCGAACTGGCGCCGTATCCACATGGCAGACGCGGTAAAAGAATATGTAGGTGTAGATTTCTGGAACGTAACTTCTGACGAGGAAGCGCGCGAACTAGCTAAAAAACATGATGTACCAGTAACGGAACATATGACATATGGACACATCCTAAATGAGTTTTTTGAAACACATGTAGAAGAAAAACTTATTCAACCAACATTTGTTTACGGGCACCCAGTAGAGATTTCTCCATTAGCGAAGAAAAACAAAGATGATGAACGTTTCACTGACCGCTTTGAACTGTTTATCGTTGGTCGCGAACATGCAAATGCATTTTCAGAGTTAAATGATCCTATCGATCAAAGAGAACGTTTTGAAGCACAAATGAAAGAACGTGAACAAGGAAATGATGAAGCGCACGGAATGGATGCGGACTTCCTTGAAGCGTTAGAATATGGTCTACCGCCAACTGGTGGGCTTGGGATAGGTATAGATCGCTTGGTAATGCTATTAACAAACGCCCCATCTATTCGTGATATTCTATTATTCCCAACCATGAAACACCGCGATTAA